AGGAAGAATGGCTTGAAATTCCCTATTACGTGCCTGTTTAGCAGAACCACCGGCCGAATCGCCCTCGACTAAAAATATCTCGGACCGCGCCGGATCTTTTGAGGAGCAATCGGCTAGTTTTCCGGGCAGGGAACAACTTTCCAGCAATCCCTTTCTGCGTGTAATTTCTCTGGCCTTACGTGCCGCATTTCGAGCCAGAGAGGCAGATACTGCCTTATCTATAATGATCTTTGCTTCTTTTGGGTTTTCCTCTAAAAATTCTGATAAATTTCTAGAAACAACGCCATCCACAAATCCTCGAATTTCACTATTGCCGAGTTTTGTCTTAGTTTGACCCTCAAACTGGGGATTAAGAAGTTTTATGCTGAGGATAAGAGTTAACCCCTCTCTTACATCGTCGCCGGAAAGGTTCTCTTCCTTTTCTTTTAATAACCCCTTGGAGCGGGCGTAATCATTAATGGTCCTGGTAAGAGCCGCTCTAAGACCGCTTAAATGAGTGCCCCCTTCGTGGGTGTTTATGTTATTGGCAAACGTGAAAATGCTTTCGGAATAACCGTTGTTATATTGGGCGGCAAGTTCCATGTAGTTGCTATTGTCTTTGCCTCCAAAAGATATAATTTTCTTGTGGAGGATGTCTTTATTTGAGTTTAAGTGTTTAACAAAATCAACTATTCCGCCTTTATATTGATACTCATCCTCTTGTGGTTGTTCCCCTCTCTCGTCAATTATTTTAATTCGCAAGTTTTTATTTAAGAACGCTGCTTCTCTCATTCTTTGAGTTAATATATTAAAATCAAAATTAGTGTCTTCAAAAATTTTTTTATCAGGAAAAAAGGTTATGGTTGTCCCTGTTCCCTTAGTTGAACCAACCTCTTCAAGCTCAGAAACGGGCTTCCCTCTCTCAAACGTTTGACGATAAACTTTCCCTTCGCGTCTAACCTCAACCGTTAACTTTTCCGACAAGGCGTTCACGACAGATACTCCGACTCCATGAAGCCCCCCGGAAACACGATAACCCCCTCCGCCAAATTTACCTCCAGCGTGAAGCTTGGTTAAAACAATTTCGACAGCGGAGCGATTATATTTGGGGATATTTTCAACAGGAATTCCTCGGCCATTATCTATCACTGTAACTGAGCCGTCCGGATGAATAAATAACTCAATATTATTACAAAAACCAGCCAGGGCTTCATCGATACTATTATCAACAACCTCGTAAACTAAATGGTGTAATCCCTTAAGACTGGTGCTTCCAATATACATGCTTGGCCGCTTTCTTACGGCCTCAAGTCCCTCTAAAACAGTGATGTCTTTGGCACCATATTCTGTGTTACTCACAAACCACCCTCCCAATTAAAACGTATTAAATTATTATATCATAATATTTAATTCAGCCTATTTTACCTTAAGGTTTGCCTTTTTCTTTTTTTATCAGCCACCATTAATTTTTTTATTTCTTCCCGTAACTCAACATCCTTTATCCCCTCAACCGTTACTTCTATCTCTCTCAAGTCTTCCGGCTCTAACTCAATGTCCTCCATCTCTTCCACTGCTTCCTTTTTAGTCTCGCCATTAAGATTAAATGCTCCTTTTTCGATAGCTGTCGCTCTAAGTTTAATCTCCTTTATTAAATCTTTTCCCAGGCGCTCATTGAGTGTCTTAATTAATTGCTGGCTCATTAAACTGAGCTCTTGTGCCCAGACGGAGTTAGTGGTTCCTATAAGCAATATTCCTTTTTTAAAAAACTGGGGTTGCGCGTTTTTCGCGATAACATCCCCCACTGCCTCGTCCCACACCGCAAAAACTCTATTGCCCGCTATTTCATTTTTTATTCCCATATTCCTTATAAGATCAGTTAGAGTAATTTTTATGCTTTTAAACATACCGTTTCCTTAACAGAACCACCAAGCACCTCTATAGTGTTTATTTTTTCCGTATTTTCATAATTAAAATATTCAGGATTTGTGCTTGTAATTATGGATTGTTTAAGATTTAAAACAACCCTTAAAAGAGCCTGTCTTCTTTCTTCGTCAAGCTCCGACAAAACATCATCCATTAAAAGGAGGGGGCTCCTTTTTTTCTCTTTCTGTATCAACTCTAACTCTGCTAATTTTAAGGAAAGGCTGGCCATTCTTTGTTCTCCTTGCGACCCATATAAACGAATATCCATTCCCTCAACACATAATTTAAGATCGTCTTTATGTGGCCCGACTAAGGTGTTTCCGTAGATTATTTCTTTTTCCCTCATCTCTTCAATTTTCCTCAAAAAGTTATTTTTAACATCTTCACCATCTTTAAGATCATTTAAATAATCCACCGTAAAAAGTTTTCCTGAGTTGATTCCAGAATAAGCCCTACTGCAATATGGTTTTATTTTTTCAACTATCTCTTTCCGGATAAGTATAAAATTACTTCCCGCCGACGATAATTTCTCGTCCCATAAATCAAGGGATTCTTTTTTTTGTTTTTTAATTGCAACTTTTTTTAAAAGCTCGTTTCTTTGTTTTAAAACCCTTAAATAATTCCACCGCAGATGGTTGTAGGTAGGGTTTATTTGTTCTCCCACCTCATCAAGAAAGGCTCTTCTTTTATCTGGTGACCCTTTTGTGATTTTTAAATCCTCAGGTGAAAAAAGAACAACATTTATAAGATTTCTTAAATCTTTTACTTTTTGATTATGCGCCCCATTAATTTTAATAACCCTTGCTTCGCCGGATTTAAATATTACCTCCACACTTTCTTTTTTTCTTTGTCCGCTCAAAGTCCCTTTTACTAATGATAATTTTTCTCCTAACATTATAAGAGGGTCATTTAGCGCGGTTCTATGAGATTTCCCGGCTAGAAGAACATATATCGCCTCAAGTAGGTTTGTTTTGCCTTGGCCATTTTTTCCGGTGATTAAATTTACTCCTAAGAAAAACTTTAAAGAGGTTTTTTTGTGATTTCTAAAATTTAAAAGTTTTAAGTCTTGTAGGTACATAGACGCCCTTGATTAAATTTTTTTCTTATTTTAATTTAAATTAATTAAATTTATTCCTAAACCACTCTCATGGGCATAATTAAGTATAAAAAGTTTTCTTTCCCCTCGGGTTTTATTAATGCTGGTTTGGTTGCGTCAATTCCCTCAAAAACAACTTTTTCTTCATTTACGCTCATTAATCCGTCTAAAAAATATTGGGGGTTGAAGGCAATATTTATATCTCTTCCGTCGCCTTCAGTATTTATTCTCTCAATCGCCTCTCCAACATCAGCTGTGGCTGCGTTAAGTTCCATCATCTTGTCTTGAATTTTTATTTTTACAGGAGAGTTGTTTTGAGTAAACAACAGCACTCTTCTTACTGCTCCAAGAAGAGCTTCTTTATTAATGCTCACCTTAAATTCATACTTCTCTGGTAAAAGTTGTTGGTAGTTGGGGTATTGTCCTTCAATTAATCTTGTAATTAAAACCGTGTTTCCTTCTTTAAAAATTAATTGATTTCCGGTAAACCCTAAAATAATATCATGTTCTTCCCCTGATATTATTTTAATTAATTCATTTAATGTTCTAGACGGAATAATGGCTTGTATTTTATCTTCTATCCCTTCTTTTAATTCTACCTCTTTAATAGCTAATCTATAACTATCTGTCGCTACCATTTTAAATCTATTTTTATTAATATTTAAAAGAACTCCTGTTAAAATAGGCCGTGTTTCATCTATGGACGCTGCTTTAGTAATTTGTTTTATAATTTTAATTAATTCTGAGGAGCTTATAACACAACTTTGCTCTATTTTTAATTCAGGAAATTTAGGGAAGTCTTCTGGTAAAAGGGTTTTTATATTAAATTTTGATTCTTGGCAAGATAATTTAATTTGGTTACTAGAACTATCTAAAAATAATTCTATCGTTGCTTCTGGTAAGTTTTTAATAATATCCCCAATAAGACGCGCTGGTATAACAATAGAACCCTCTTCTTTAATTTCTGCCGGAATACTACATTTAATAGAGAGTTCTAAATTTGTTCCACTTAAAATTAATTCCTTTTTTCTTGCTTGAAATAATATTCCACTTAAAATTGGTAAAGTGCTTCTTATTGAGATTGCTTTTTGAACAATTTGAATTGCTTCCCAAAGATCACTTTGTAAACACTTAATATACATATACACACCCCTTTAATATTTTAAGAATATAAATATATTAAAATAATAGTAGTAATAAGCCCTGTTTATTTGTTAATAACCCACCTTAATTATATTTTACTCTGTTAATAAGACTTGGATAGCTTGTTTTTAAAATTTAATAAAATAAATATTTAAATACTTTTAAAAAGTTATCAACATTAAATTAACAATTTTTACCTTTATTGTTTTTGTTTAATTTTATTTATTAATTCTTGAACTTGATTATATACATCCCTTTTTTCATTAATAAGTTTTTCTATTTTAACATTTGCGTGCATTACTGTTGTGTGGTCTCTTCCCCCAAACTCCTCCCCTATTTTAGGAAGAGATAGATCTGTTAACTCCCTTGATAAATACATAGCTATTTGTCTGGGATAAACAATTGATTGGGTTCTCCTACTTCCCACTAATTCAATTTTTGAAATATTAAAATATCGGCACACTTCATTTTGTATAGTTTGGATAGATATAGGTCTACTCTCTTTATTGGAAAATATATCCTTTAACACATCTTCTGATAATTTAACATTAATAGGACATTTAGTAAGAGAAGAAAAAGCAACAACTCGAGTTAATGCTCCCTCTAACTCTCTTATATTTGATTGAATTCTTGAAGCTATAAATTCCATAACCTCAAAAGGAACAGTCGCTTCTTGATAAAGGTGCGCTTTTTTTTGAAGAATTGCTATCCTTGTTTCTAAGTCTGGTGGTTGGATATCAGTTATTAAACCACATACAAATCTAGACCTTAACCGGTCTTCAAGTGTTGATATATCTTTTGGTGGACGGTCGCTTGAAATTACAATCTGTTTATTTGCTTCATAAAGATTATTAAAAGTGTGAAAAAATTCTTCCTGGGTAGCTTCTTTCCCCGCAATAAATTGAATATCATCAACAAGCAATATATCTACTTTGCGATATTTTTGATGAAATCCCGCAATTTTCCCTTTATCTCCAATAGAACTAATAAAGTCATTTGTAAATTTTTCCGTGGAGACATATTGAACCTTTAACCCTTTATTATGTTGGTGTATATAATGCCCGATTGCTTGAAGAAGGTGGGTTTTTCCTAACCCAACCCCACCATATATAAACAACGGGTTATAAGCTTTAAATGGTTGTTCTGCCACAGCGAGTGCCGCCGCTTGGGCGAATCTATTACTACTTCCCATAACAAAATTATCAAATATATAACGCGAATTAAGTGAGGGATTTTTTATAGAGGGGGCGTCTGCGGTTTGGGTGAATTTTTTTAAGGGTGGATTGTTTTTTGTCTCCTCATTTAAAACAAATTTAATATCAAGGTTTTTCCCTATTATATTTGAAACAATTTCTTTTAATGTTTGAGAATAACGAGTCTCCAGCCATTCTCTAATAAAAGAATTAGGGGTTGAAATTATTAGGATATCATTTTGTATAGCTAAAGGGGACGTGTTATCAAACCACGCCTTAGACATAGGAGTGTTTAGCCCCTTTTTAATTATACTTAAAGTTTCTTCCCATATTTCATTAAGTTGATTTTGCAAAGCAACCACCAAAATATTATTTAGAGTTTAAAAATATCTCTAAATATCTTATCCCTTTTTGAGTTAGGCCCCTCTTTCCTTGTTCATTGGCTTTTACCAATCCCAGCTCCTCAAGAAACGAAAGATCTCTATATGCCGTGCTTAGACCCAGATTTAGCTCTTTGGCAATTTTTGAGGGACCGACGGGACCTACTTCTGTGACTAAGAATAACACCTTTTTTTGTCTGTTGGAAAGATTAAATTTAGAAGAGTCGCTCTCTTTACTTGTTTTGGCTTTCGGGGTGTCTGCCGGCATTGATTTGGTCGCCAAACTAGGGGTTGAAGGCAGTTTAATTGTTACAACGCTTCCTGTGTTTAGGTTGTCCTCAATTTTAATTGAGCCTCCTGTAATTTTTAATATCTCTTTAGTTATAGGGAGCCCCGAGCCAACACCTTTTATTATTTTTTTCATCTCCTGGTTGGCCGTGGAAAACCCTGGCTCAAATGCTTTTTCTTTGTCTTTTATTCCTGGTCCTTGGTCAGATATTTTAATAGTGTTTCCATTGTCTAAGATTGTTATTATAACCTCTTTAAAGTGGGCGTGTATGAGGTTTTCTATTAACTCTTTAATTATTGTAAAGGGGACGCCCCCCCCTTTTTCTTGTGAGAATTGGTAGGTTTTTGTGCTTAAAATATTTATAAATTCCTGATAATCATCATGTGAAAGCTCGATAACGCGTGGAGCAGAGGAAGGGGTATCATATACGGCAATTCTAGCCCCCTCCCCTTTTATTAGTTTTTTCCGGGTCTCTTGACTTAAGAGATTATTTTCCGGACCCCTGTCTTTACCTTTCGGGTTTCCGTCTCCGGAATCGCTTTTTTCTTTTAAAATCTTTTCTAAAAATCTTTCCATATCATGGTCTCCACAATTAATTTTAAATAGGTGTGGATAAGTTGACACCCACCCGAACACCGACCCCTAAGAGCTCTTTCATTTAATCCTAAACAAAAAATTCCCATAACCATCAAGTTGAAATTTATCCCGCTTGAAAGCATGTAATGTGGGAAAATAACTATTTTATCCACAAACCTTTCCACACCTGTGGAAAGGTTTGGAAAGTTGTTTTTTTTATTTTTAAAACACCTGGACTTAACAATTTAACAATCATCCCCCTTCCATGTTTCCCGGGAAAGTTGTTTTTTGGAAAACAAAACAATTATAACAAAGTTTATTAAAAACTAAACCAATAAACCTTTACCGGTAGATGATTTTGGATTTAAAAAGCGGTTTTCCCCATTCTTTCTTGACACATTATATGCACCACGTTATAATAACTCAGCTTATGAAGAAACAAACAGGAGGTCAGTCCCCTTGAAAAGGACGTATCAACCAAAAACGAGAAAAAGAAAAAAAACGCACGGCTTTTTTAAGCGAATGAGCACAAAAGCGGGAAGAAAAATATTGGCAGCTCGTCGCAGAAAAGGTCGGAAGAGACTGTCTGCCTAGTGGTTTAATGATGCAAGGACACTCACGTCTTACAAAAAAAAGAGATTTTCGTGAAGCGTATAAAAAGGGCACCGTTTTTAAAAACAAGTATTTAGTAATATGGAAGCTGAAAAAGGAAAATTCTGGAAAAACTAGGATTGGATATTCAGTAGGGAAAAAACTAGGAAACGCTGTTGAGCGGAATCGGCTTAAACGTATTCTAAAAGAAGCTTGTAGGCGGAAGGAAAAAGAGATTAAACTGGGTTATGATTTAATAATTTTAGCTCGTGGTCCTGTGAAAAAAAAGAATTTTTCCGAGGCCCAAGAAGCCCTGTTAGATGTTTTTACTAAAGCGGAATGTTTAAAAAAATGAAACTTATTTTAATTGCAATCATAAAAGTATATCAGAAATATGTTTCCGGAATTACCATGCCGTCGTGTCGTTATTATCCTAGTTGTTCAGAATATACAATAGAGGCGCTGGAAAAATATGGAATTTATAGGGGCTCATTGCTTGCCCTGAAAAGAATTGCGAAATGTCACCCCTTCTCTCCAGGAGGGTACGATCCCGTAAAATAAGGAAGGGGTTTTTAGGTGTATCAAATTTTAAAGCCAATTGTAGATATTTTACTCCAAGTCTTAGTTTTCTTCAATAAGTATGTTAATAACTGGGGATGCTCAATAGTTCTTTTAACAATCGTAGTTAAGATTGTTCTATTGCCGCTTGCAATCAAACAAACGAAGTCGATGGAAAACATGAAGAAATGGCAGCCCGAGATCACCAAATTACAGCAGAAATATAAAAACGATAAAGAAAAGCTTGGGAAAGAGACGATGAAGTTTTACAGTGAGAACAAGATTAATCCCTTAGGCGGGTGTCTCCCCCTTCTCCTCCAAATGCCTATTTTCTTTGCGTTGTTTAGGTTGCTTGCCCACGGGGGCCCAGTGTCTAGTGAGCTTGAAGGAGCCAGTTTCTTAGGAATATATAGTCTAACTGCTAGTTTTAGTTCGGCTTTGCATGCGGGACAGGGCCTTATTGGCTGCGCGCCATTTGTTGCTTTGCTTTTATTAATGATGGCAAGTCAGTATGTGATGCAGAAAATGATGACAGCGGATCCTAAACAAGAAAAAATGATGCTTCCGATGACGGCGGTAATGGCCGTAATTGCCTACAGTTTGCCAGCCGGGTTGCTTATATACTGGGTAGTTTTTAATATTTTAAGCGTGGCACAACAATATTGTATTGTAAAGACTTTAAAACTAGATGCTGGAGTGTAAAAAACCGATGGATAAGATAATTGAGGCTGAAGGAGAAACCATAGAAGAGGCAATTAAAATAGCTCTTGAGGAGCTCAAGGCCTCGCAAGATGAAGTTGAGATTGAGGTATTAAGAGAGAACAGCAAAGGGTTTCTCGGACTTGACAAAAAAAGAGCAAGGGTGAGGGTAGTAATAAAAGACAAAAAAATTAAAAGAGGAACCGAACTTGTTGAGAAGATTCTCGAACTTTTTAACCTAAAGGCCAGTGTTAGCTGTGCTGAAATTGAAGGCAGAATTCATTTAAACATAGAGGGCGAGAACTTAGGAATTCTTATTGGACGCAATGGTTCTACATTACAAGCCCTGCAGCTAATTATTGGTGTGGGAGTAAATAAGGGGGAAGAAACAAGAAAGCCCGTAGTCTTAGATATAGAGGGATATCGTCTTCGAACAGAAAAGTCCTTGAAAAGTTTAGCTAATCGATTGGCGGAATTAGCCGTTAATGAAAGGAAAATTGTTTCCTTAAGACCAATGAGCGCGTTTGAGAGAAAAATTATTCACGAAGCCCTGCAAGACAATCCGGAAGTTCAAACTATCAGCGAAGGCGAAAGGTCGGAAAGAAGAGTGACAATTCGTCCGGTTGACGAAGAAAAATAAACCAAAAGCCCCTTTTAGCTTGGCTTTTCTTTGATGTTTCACGTGAAACATTTTCCTCGAAATGAAAAAACCACCTTTTACTTCCTTTATAATCCTGGTATAATTTCTCTATTAATTTTAGTTTAACCATGAAAGGTAAATGAGAGTGTATTCCCCTGGTACGATTGCAGCGATTTCCACCCCCTTGGGTACTTCAGGAATAGGAATAGTGCGCCTTAGCGGTAGCGATTCTATAAATATTGCCTCCAAGGTTTTTCTTTCACCGAAAAGAAAAACTCTTAGTTCTAAATCACACGTTATTCAATATGGCTACATATTTAATCCTGAAACGGGAAAAAAGATAGATGAAGCATTGATAAGCATTATGAAAAGTCCACGCTCCTATACCCGGGAAGACATCGTAGAGATTAATTGTCATGGGGGGATAGTCCCTCTTAGGGAAGTTTTAGAAGTTGTTTTGGCAAACGGAGCCAGGTTGGCGGACCCGGGAGAATTCACAAAAAGAGCGTTTCTTAACGGGAGAATTGATCTTGCTCAAGCCGAAGCCGTGATAGATATAATAAATTCTCGAACAGAAGTAAGCTTAGGAGCAGCAATGCGCCAGCTTGAGGGTGCGTTATCAACAGAGATTAACAAGATAACGGACAAAGTTTTTGAAGTAATGGTTCAATTGGAGGCGGCGATAGACTTTTCTGAAGAAGACCTTAATGTTTTGCCGCGTTCTGAGCTTAGTTTAAAACTGGAAAACGCCCAAAGGAAAATATCAAACCTGTTAGCTGACTGGGAAAACGGGCGAATACTTCGGGAGGGCATTCGTACAACTATTGTAGGCCGTCCGAATGTTGGGAAATCGAGCCTACTGAACGCTCTTTTAAGGGAAAATCGCTGTATAGTAACGTCTATTCCCGGAACCACCAGAGATATTATTGAGGAAACGATAAGCATAAAGGGAGTTCCTCTGGTAATGCATGATACGGCTGGCCTCAGACATCCTCAAAACGAAGTGGAACAGCTGGGAATAGAGCTTAGCAAGAAATCGATTTCTGAGGCGGACCTGGTGTTATTTGTTGTTGATTCCAGTGATCCCTTGCATAAAGAGGACAAGGAAGTAATTAAAGAACTAAAAGGTAAACGTGTAATATTGGTCTTAAATAAATCCGATCTCCCAAGTGCTGTAAGGGAGACAACATTTAAAAATATTCTTTGTTATGAGCGATGTGTAAGCACGTCTACGATAAAAGAAGAAGGTATTAATGAACTTGAGGACGTTGTGGTTGAAGTGGTCTTTTCTGGTAAGGCCGGGCATGCAGGCGAGACGTTGGTGACTAACCGAAGGCACAAAAGCTCTCTGGTTAAAGCTTTAGAGGGAATAACGGAAGCTCTTAGAGCTCTTAAAAATGAAGAGTCAGAAGAGTTTGTTATAGTTCCGCTCAAAGATGCATTAGAAAGCTTGGGTGAAATTGTGGGGAAAGTAACCAGCGAAGACCTAATAGAGGGAATATTTGCTCAATTTTGCATTGGTAAATAGTTTGCCAAGAATTCTTGACTAAAGAAAATTTGGCAAACTATTTATTTTTATTGAAATTTCCTTTAATTTGAGAGGGAGCTAAATGAAAAAAAAGTACGATATTATGGTGGTAGGGGCAGGTCATGCTGGTTGCGAGGCAGCGTGTGCTGCTGCAAAGATGGGTTGCGAGGTATTACTTATAACTCTAAACCTCGACTCTATAGCTATATTATCCGGCAGCTCTTTATTTGGCGGACCCGGAGGGGCTCAGCTTTTGTGGGAAATTGATGCTTTAGGTGGGCAAACAGCAATCAGGGCTGATGAAACCTCCTTATATCATCGGAAGTCGTCTAATTCTGACAGTTATAATGACCGGGCAGCGGTTGCCGTTGTTAACAAACGAGAATATCACTTAAAAACGAAATATTTTTTAGAGAATCAGAAAAACATTTTTCTTAAACAAGACATGGTAACTGGTTTGATTTTGGAGAAAGATCACGTAATTGGGATTCGAACGAAATTTAGCGGTGATTTTTTCGCGGGCAATGTGGTTATTGCCGGGGGGACTTTTTTAAGAGGAACTACCAGCATGGGGCCAGCTTTATTTTCAGCCGGCAGAAATGGCGAGATTTCATCAAATGAGTTGTCGTCAGAGCTCTTGAAACTTGGATTTAAATTAGGGCGGCACAAAGTGAAGTCAGCGCCTCTAATTGACAGTAATACAATTAATAAAAAAAAGGTTGATATCCAAGAAAGCGACAATGGAACTTCTGGTTTTTCGGTTTGGAGCAAGCCGTGTCAGAAGAAGCAATTAAATTGTTATATTACCCGAG
The Candidatus Oleimmundimicrobium sp. DNA segment above includes these coding regions:
- a CDS encoding FAD-dependent oxidoreductase; the encoded protein is MKKKYDIMVVGAGHAGCEAACAAAKMGCEVLLITLNLDSIAILSGSSLFGGPGGAQLLWEIDALGGQTAIRADETSLYHRKSSNSDSYNDRAAVAVVNKREYHLKTKYFLENQKNIFLKQDMVTGLILEKDHVIGIRTKFSGDFFAGNVVIAGGTFLRGTTSMGPALFSAGRNGEISSNELSSELLKLGFKLGRHKVKSAPLIDSNTINKKKVDIQESDNGTSGFSVWSKPCQKKQLNCYITRAGYRAADLVLKNKNSPADALGLEKFLGDYPATEGAVRFDGKPDCTVVIQPVGQHAVEVFVCGLSMDMSEDAQLEIVREVEGLEKAEIMRPGYAVEYDFVVPAQLKPTLETKTIDGLFMAGQVIGTTGY